The Marinobacter subterrani genome has a segment encoding these proteins:
- a CDS encoding branched-chain amino acid ABC transporter permease, giving the protein MSMIFGVPLAVLAGQLLIGVINGAFYALLSLGLAVIFGLLKIINFAHGAMYMLGAMSTVILFDALGINYWVALFVAPLLVGAFGVVIEYFLLRRIAGQDHIYSLLLTFGVALLIGGVLTNIYGVSGLRYSMPDVFQGGMKLGFMFLPYYRVWVIVLALLICFGTWFMIEKTKLGAYLRAGTEDSQLMQGFGINVPLLISLTYGFGVMLAAFAGVLAAPIYSVTPVMGSHILITVFAVVVIGGMGSIGGAIITGILMGVIEGLTKTFYPPASSAVIFLVMVVVLMFRPSGLFGKEA; this is encoded by the coding sequence ATGTCCATGATTTTTGGCGTCCCCCTTGCTGTGCTGGCTGGCCAGCTGCTGATCGGGGTCATTAATGGCGCGTTTTATGCGCTCCTGAGCCTCGGGCTGGCGGTTATATTCGGCCTGCTCAAGATCATCAATTTTGCCCATGGCGCGATGTACATGCTGGGCGCCATGTCCACGGTCATCCTTTTTGATGCGCTGGGTATCAATTACTGGGTCGCACTTTTCGTCGCGCCACTTCTGGTCGGTGCATTTGGTGTGGTGATCGAATACTTTCTGCTGCGCAGGATTGCGGGCCAGGATCATATCTACAGCCTCCTGCTCACCTTTGGTGTGGCGTTGCTTATCGGGGGGGTGTTAACGAACATCTACGGAGTATCCGGGCTCCGTTATTCCATGCCTGACGTTTTCCAGGGGGGAATGAAGCTTGGCTTCATGTTCCTTCCCTATTACCGGGTCTGGGTGATCGTGCTTGCGTTGCTGATCTGTTTCGGCACCTGGTTCATGATCGAGAAAACCAAGCTCGGGGCTTATCTGCGGGCCGGAACGGAAGATTCACAGCTGATGCAGGGCTTCGGCATCAACGTGCCGTTGCTGATCAGCCTTACCTATGGCTTTGGCGTAATGCTGGCAGCGTTCGCCGGCGTTCTCGCGGCGCCCATCTATTCGGTCACGCCGGTAATGGGATCGCACATTCTGATAACCGTGTTTGCGGTGGTGGTGATTGGTGGTATGGGCTCGATTGGCGGCGCCATTATCACCGGTATTCTAATGGGTGTGATTGAGGGGCTTACCAAGACCTTCTATCCGCCGGCGTCCTCCGCGGTGATCTTCCTGGTCATGGTGGTCGTCCTGATGTTCCGCCCCAGTGGCCTGTTTGGAAAGGAGGCGTAA
- a CDS encoding ABC transporter substrate-binding protein, with protein sequence MTMIKKLLTSAVATAMMVGGAQAEISNDTVKIGYLADMSGTYRDLAGPNGLAALEMAIADFGGKVNGAKIEVVSADDRNSPDVASSTVRRWLENENVDMVAGLVASSVSIAVSDILQENDKLGIVSGSAASSITNEHCTPNHIHYVYDTYPLANGTASAVVKEGGKTWYILTADYAFGHALEGDVRRVVEANGGEIIGTLRHPFPTPDFSSFILQAQASGADVVALANAGSDTTNAINTASEFGVTQSGQTLAALLLFLTDVHALGVEAAQGIQLTTGWYWDMNEETRAWADRFMEKTGVRPTMVHAGIYSSTMQYLKAVDATDSDAAQVVRKQMMETPINDMFAKNGRIREDGRMVHDMYLAEVKTPAESKGEWDLYDIVRTIPAEEAFRPLSESKCPLVTSK encoded by the coding sequence ATGACAATGATTAAAAAGCTTCTGACATCAGCCGTGGCAACCGCGATGATGGTGGGCGGCGCCCAGGCGGAAATTTCCAATGACACCGTGAAGATTGGCTACCTGGCGGACATGTCCGGTACCTACCGGGACCTGGCCGGCCCCAATGGTCTGGCCGCCCTGGAAATGGCCATCGCCGATTTCGGTGGCAAGGTGAACGGCGCCAAAATTGAGGTGGTAAGCGCCGATGACCGGAACAGCCCGGATGTGGCTTCCAGCACGGTTCGCCGTTGGCTGGAGAACGAAAACGTCGACATGGTGGCCGGCCTCGTTGCGTCCTCGGTTTCCATTGCCGTCAGTGACATTCTCCAGGAGAACGACAAACTCGGCATTGTTTCCGGTTCCGCGGCCTCCAGTATCACCAATGAGCACTGCACGCCCAACCACATCCACTATGTGTACGACACTTACCCGCTGGCAAACGGTACCGCCAGTGCGGTGGTAAAAGAGGGTGGAAAAACCTGGTATATCCTCACCGCGGATTACGCCTTCGGTCATGCCCTTGAAGGCGACGTCAGACGTGTGGTTGAGGCCAACGGCGGCGAGATCATCGGTACCCTGCGCCATCCGTTCCCGACACCTGATTTCTCCTCGTTCATCCTGCAGGCCCAGGCATCTGGCGCGGATGTGGTTGCCCTGGCAAACGCCGGTTCGGATACCACCAACGCCATCAACACCGCCAGTGAATTCGGCGTGACCCAGTCCGGCCAGACACTTGCCGCTCTGCTGCTGTTCCTGACGGACGTACACGCGCTGGGCGTCGAAGCCGCTCAGGGAATTCAACTGACAACCGGCTGGTACTGGGACATGAACGAGGAAACCCGCGCCTGGGCCGATCGCTTCATGGAAAAAACCGGCGTTCGCCCGACCATGGTTCACGCCGGCATCTACTCCAGCACCATGCAGTACCTGAAAGCGGTGGATGCGACTGACTCCGACGCTGCCCAGGTTGTGCGCAAGCAAATGATGGAGACGCCGATCAACGACATGTTCGCCAAGAACGGCCGCATTCGTGAGGACGGCCGCATGGTGCACGACATGTACCTGGCCGAAGTCAAGACCCCGGCCGAGTCCAAGGGCGAGTGGGACCTGTACGACATCGTCCGCACCATCCCGGCGGAAGAGGCTTTCCGTCCGCTTTCCGAGAGCAAGTGCCCGCTGGTGACCAGCAAATAA
- a CDS encoding ABC transporter ATP-binding protein, with the protein MSRGPGGEYEQLRVSGLHAFYGESHILHGIDMVVHRGELVTLLGRNGAGRSTTLKAVMNMVGRRTGSIMINGEETMACAPHHIARLGVGYCPEHRGIFSALNVQENLTLPPVVRSGGMSLEEIYTMFPNLYERRFSQGTKLSGGEQQMLAMARILRTGANMLLLDEITEGLAPVIVEKLGDVLIKLKNKGLTIVLVEQNFHFAAPLADRHYVVQHGQIVEEISADELEAKQSLLNDYLGV; encoded by the coding sequence ATGAGTCGCGGTCCGGGCGGAGAATACGAGCAGTTGCGGGTTTCCGGGCTGCATGCGTTTTATGGAGAGTCCCATATCCTGCATGGCATCGATATGGTGGTTCATCGCGGTGAGCTGGTCACCCTGCTCGGGCGCAATGGGGCCGGCCGGAGCACCACGCTCAAGGCAGTCATGAACATGGTCGGCCGCCGTACCGGTTCCATCATGATCAACGGCGAAGAGACCATGGCCTGTGCGCCGCACCATATTGCCAGGTTGGGTGTCGGGTATTGCCCTGAGCATCGGGGCATTTTTTCCGCACTCAATGTCCAGGAAAACCTCACGCTGCCACCGGTGGTGCGCAGCGGCGGCATGAGCCTGGAAGAAATCTACACCATGTTCCCCAACCTCTATGAGCGCCGATTCAGCCAGGGCACCAAGCTGTCCGGCGGCGAACAGCAGATGCTGGCCATGGCCCGGATTCTGAGAACCGGCGCCAATATGCTGCTGCTTGACGAAATCACCGAGGGGCTGGCACCGGTCATTGTCGAAAAGCTTGGCGACGTGCTGATCAAGCTCAAGAACAAGGGCCTGACCATTGTCCTGGTGGAACAGAATTTCCACTTTGCTGCGCCATTGGCCGATCGCCACTACGTGGTGCAGCACGGCCAGATTGTGGAAGAGATTAGCGCCGACGAGCTTGAAGCCAAGCAGTCGCTGCTGAACGACTATTTGGGTGTGTAG
- a CDS encoding ABC transporter ATP-binding protein, with the protein MSEQYVLETRNLVKEFKGFVAVDDVNLKIRKGHIHALIGPNGAGKTTVFNLLTKFLIPTRGQILFKGKDITPLKSAAIARRGIVRSFQISAVFPHMTALENIRVALQTAENNSYSFWKSGASLNKLNQRCMELLDSVGLAEFANTTTVELAYGRKRALELATTLAMEPELLLLDEPTQGMGGEDVDSVVELVRKAAQGRTVLMVEHNLSVVSKLCDRITVLAQGAVLTEGEYGEVSADPRVREVYMGTAKDKAPAEQEATQ; encoded by the coding sequence ATGAGTGAACAGTACGTTCTGGAGACCCGTAACCTTGTAAAGGAGTTCAAGGGCTTCGTTGCGGTCGACGACGTGAATCTGAAGATTCGTAAAGGCCATATTCATGCCCTGATCGGCCCCAATGGCGCCGGCAAAACCACGGTCTTCAACCTGCTCACCAAGTTCCTGATTCCGACCCGGGGCCAGATCCTGTTCAAGGGAAAGGACATCACACCTCTGAAATCCGCGGCCATTGCCCGTCGGGGCATTGTCCGCTCGTTCCAGATCTCCGCGGTTTTCCCTCATATGACGGCACTGGAGAACATCCGGGTGGCCCTGCAGACGGCAGAAAACAATTCCTACAGCTTCTGGAAGTCCGGGGCATCGCTGAACAAGCTGAATCAGCGTTGCATGGAGCTGCTGGATTCGGTAGGGCTTGCCGAGTTTGCCAACACCACAACCGTGGAACTGGCCTATGGCAGAAAACGGGCGCTGGAACTGGCTACCACCCTGGCCATGGAGCCCGAATTGCTGCTTCTCGACGAACCTACCCAGGGTATGGGCGGCGAAGACGTAGACAGTGTGGTGGAACTTGTCCGCAAGGCTGCTCAAGGTCGAACGGTTCTGATGGTGGAGCATAACCTCAGCGTGGTCAGCAAGCTTTGCGATCGCATTACCGTGCTGGCCCAGGGCGCGGTCCTGACCGAAGGAGAGTATGGCGAAGTGTCTGCCGACCCCAGGGTGCGAGAAGTCTACATGGGCACCGCCAAGGACAAAGCCCCTGCAGAGCAGGAGGCAACACAATGA
- a CDS encoding alpha/beta fold hydrolase — protein sequence MHVRDMMVPVGDGVELEVRRIQHEQPKGPVLVFLHESLGSIALWRKFPETLAKATGCDALIYNRQGYGRSSDEELPRPHDYLEVAGHQWLPRLLDALEIRDVVLIGHSDGGSIALAGAGAMGRRVKALVTMAAHIYADHLTLAGIEEMAVRYRETDIRERLARYHGPRTDDLFNAWQTVWRDEGFQASMDFSRWLAAIKCPAMIIQGENDEYGVPEQVADIATGIGASAREVLLEDAGHSPHLEKTDQVVALISDFLRSEMVLRNQN from the coding sequence ATGCACGTAAGAGACATGATGGTGCCGGTGGGTGACGGCGTTGAACTGGAGGTCAGGCGGATACAGCATGAGCAGCCGAAAGGGCCGGTGCTGGTGTTTCTGCATGAGTCTCTTGGCAGCATCGCGCTGTGGCGCAAGTTTCCGGAAACGCTGGCGAAAGCCACCGGCTGCGATGCGCTGATCTACAACCGGCAGGGTTATGGCCGTTCTTCCGACGAAGAGCTCCCGCGCCCGCACGATTACCTTGAGGTTGCCGGTCATCAGTGGTTGCCCCGGTTGCTGGACGCGCTTGAAATCAGGGATGTTGTGCTGATCGGCCACAGCGACGGCGGTTCCATTGCCCTGGCTGGTGCAGGCGCCATGGGGCGCCGTGTGAAGGCACTGGTGACAATGGCGGCGCATATCTACGCCGACCACCTGACCCTTGCCGGAATCGAAGAAATGGCCGTTCGCTACCGGGAGACCGATATCCGGGAGCGGCTGGCCCGCTACCACGGCCCCCGCACCGATGATCTGTTCAATGCCTGGCAGACGGTCTGGCGCGACGAGGGATTTCAGGCGTCCATGGATTTCAGCCGCTGGCTGGCGGCGATCAAATGTCCGGCTATGATCATTCAGGGGGAGAACGACGAGTACGGTGTGCCGGAGCAGGTGGCTGATATCGCGACCGGTATTGGTGCCAGTGCCCGGGAAGTCTTGCTGGAGGACGCCGGCCACTCGCCTCATCTGGAAAAAACCGACCAGGTGGTGGCTCTGATCTCGGACTTTTTGCGCAGCGAGATGGTACTGAGAAATCAGAATTAA
- a CDS encoding PaaI family thioesterase, with protein sequence MIITFEELQAFLDEQFPQGAAYGSLQKLGDGWAEMKLEVDEEHLRPGGTVSGPAMMGLADVTLYAALLSKIGLVPLAVTTNLNINFLRKPVAHQPIWARATMLKVGRTMGVGEVFVYSEGAEEPVAHSTMTYSIPPNR encoded by the coding sequence ATGATTATCACGTTCGAAGAGTTGCAGGCCTTCCTGGATGAGCAGTTTCCGCAGGGGGCCGCCTACGGCTCCCTGCAGAAGCTCGGGGACGGCTGGGCGGAAATGAAGCTTGAAGTGGATGAGGAGCATCTCAGGCCCGGGGGCACCGTTTCCGGACCGGCGATGATGGGGCTGGCGGATGTCACCCTGTATGCCGCGCTACTTAGCAAGATCGGCCTGGTGCCGTTGGCGGTAACCACCAATCTCAACATCAACTTCCTGCGCAAACCGGTGGCACACCAGCCGATCTGGGCCCGGGCCACGATGCTGAAGGTGGGCCGTACCATGGGTGTGGGCGAAGTGTTCGTTTACTCCGAAGGTGCGGAAGAGCCGGTGGCTCATTCCACCATGACCTACTCGATTCCTCCGAACCGGTAA
- a CDS encoding AMP-binding protein, which yields MSLPEYTDVYNNFDPAALEADILDGRLDSGLNVCHEICDKWAGDPSRVALYYEKEGGGDGTLTFAELKDASARFANYLKSQGIGKGDRVAALLPRTPELLIVIAGTLRAGAVYQPLFTAFGSGAIEYRFERASTRLVVTNPENYPKLNDVKVCPPVVGVNASDIGAAIPDFEETLAAQSSEFEPVMIKGNDPFLQMFTSGTVGKSKGVAVPAKALLAFYVYMKYAIGLRDEDRFWNVADPGWAYGLYYAVVGPLLMGHATHFNPGGFTPETTYDMIRKYRITNLAAAPTAYRLLKANDHVLPEGENLGLRVASSAGEPLNPEVVNWIRNRHFCPVKDHYGQTETGMTCCNFHELAHPVRDGSMGYASPGHKVVALNEKNEEVGAGEVGQLAVDVKASPLFHFDGYTWGEKDPFVNGYYLTGDMVVCHGDGCFSFSGRDDDIITTAGYRVGPADVESTLLEHAAVAESGVVGKPDDKRGSIIKAYVVIKGDYAGGDEQALKDELQELVRRRLSTHAFPREIEFVDELPKTPSGKIQRFVLRNQAKDETGA from the coding sequence ATGAGCCTTCCGGAATATACCGACGTTTACAACAACTTCGATCCTGCTGCTCTGGAAGCGGACATCCTGGATGGACGTCTCGATAGCGGGCTCAATGTATGCCACGAAATCTGCGACAAGTGGGCGGGTGACCCCAGCCGGGTCGCGCTCTACTACGAAAAAGAGGGGGGTGGTGACGGCACTCTCACGTTCGCCGAGCTGAAAGACGCATCGGCGCGCTTTGCCAATTACCTGAAATCCCAGGGGATCGGGAAGGGCGACCGGGTGGCTGCACTCCTGCCGCGTACCCCAGAACTTCTGATCGTTATCGCCGGTACCCTGCGCGCCGGTGCTGTCTATCAGCCCCTGTTCACGGCATTCGGTTCCGGGGCTATCGAGTACCGTTTTGAACGGGCAAGCACCAGGCTGGTCGTGACCAACCCGGAAAACTACCCCAAGCTGAACGATGTCAAGGTTTGCCCGCCGGTTGTTGGTGTCAACGCCAGTGATATCGGTGCAGCCATTCCCGATTTCGAAGAAACCCTGGCAGCCCAGTCCAGCGAATTTGAGCCTGTGATGATCAAGGGCAATGACCCGTTCCTTCAGATGTTTACTTCGGGGACCGTGGGTAAGTCCAAGGGCGTTGCCGTGCCGGCCAAGGCGCTGCTGGCGTTCTATGTGTACATGAAATACGCCATTGGCCTGCGGGACGAAGACCGGTTCTGGAACGTCGCCGACCCCGGCTGGGCCTACGGTCTGTATTATGCGGTGGTAGGGCCGCTGCTGATGGGGCACGCCACGCATTTCAACCCGGGCGGCTTCACTCCGGAAACCACTTACGACATGATCCGTAAATACCGGATCACCAACCTGGCAGCGGCGCCGACGGCCTATCGTCTGCTCAAGGCCAACGATCACGTACTGCCTGAAGGTGAGAACCTGGGCCTGCGGGTTGCCAGCAGTGCCGGCGAACCCCTCAACCCGGAGGTAGTAAACTGGATCCGCAATCGTCATTTCTGCCCGGTCAAGGATCACTATGGCCAGACCGAAACCGGCATGACCTGCTGCAACTTCCACGAACTTGCGCATCCCGTTCGCGATGGCTCCATGGGCTATGCCTCCCCCGGCCATAAAGTGGTTGCCCTGAACGAGAAGAACGAGGAAGTGGGCGCTGGCGAGGTTGGCCAGTTGGCGGTGGACGTTAAAGCCTCGCCGCTGTTCCACTTTGACGGCTACACCTGGGGTGAGAAGGATCCGTTCGTGAACGGTTACTACCTCACTGGTGACATGGTGGTCTGTCATGGCGACGGCTGCTTCTCCTTCAGCGGCCGGGATGATGACATCATCACCACCGCCGGCTACCGTGTGGGCCCGGCGGATGTTGAAAGCACGCTGCTTGAGCACGCCGCCGTGGCGGAGTCCGGTGTTGTCGGCAAACCGGATGACAAGCGTGGTTCCATCATCAAGGCGTATGTGGTGATCAAGGGCGATTATGCCGGCGGAGACGAGCAGGCCCTTAAAGACGAACTTCAGGAACTGGTGCGTCGCCGGCTGTCCACCCACGCCTTCCCCCGGGAAATCGAATTCGTTGATGAGCTGCCGAAGACGCCCAGCGGGAAAATCCAGCGGTTTGTCCTGCGTAATCAGGCCAAGGACGAAACCGGCGCATGA
- a CDS encoding proline racemase family protein, translating to MKPELTIQLMDTHAGGDVSRIVTGGIDRLPGDTVRAQMEYLRDDADGLRRLLLEEPYGVPEMSVDLLVPPTDPRAAAGYIIMEVMGYPIYSGSNTICTATAVLESGIVPKQEGKQNFILESPAGLVQIEATVHDGVVEAITCEGLPSYIHTYKASIDVPSLGEITYSVAYSGGFYALVDAASMGFDLTLDEERKLAEAAHAIVEAIQAERGFSHYTLGDVGPLPFLHFMGPVEHVADGYYRSRSATYVHPGVICRSTTGTGTSARLALMNYEGSIRPGDKLETVSLRETGFIGEFTSVEDEGEYQVIRNSITGKGYVIARSDIVVNCDDPMVECGSLHHILSSRRPGKITPQS from the coding sequence ATGAAACCGGAACTGACCATTCAGCTGATGGATACCCATGCCGGAGGTGATGTCAGCCGTATCGTGACGGGTGGTATTGATCGGTTACCCGGCGACACCGTGCGGGCCCAGATGGAATACCTGCGTGATGATGCCGATGGCCTGCGCAGGCTTTTGCTGGAGGAGCCTTACGGCGTGCCGGAAATGTCGGTGGATTTGCTGGTGCCGCCTACGGACCCCCGGGCCGCGGCCGGTTATATCATCATGGAGGTGATGGGGTACCCGATCTACTCCGGCTCCAACACCATCTGCACGGCCACCGCAGTGCTGGAATCGGGCATCGTGCCGAAGCAGGAAGGCAAACAGAACTTTATCCTGGAGTCTCCCGCTGGCCTGGTGCAGATCGAGGCGACTGTGCACGACGGCGTGGTGGAGGCCATCACCTGTGAAGGCCTGCCCAGTTATATCCATACCTACAAAGCGAGCATTGATGTGCCTTCGCTGGGTGAGATCACCTACAGCGTGGCCTACAGTGGCGGCTTTTATGCGTTGGTGGATGCGGCCAGCATGGGGTTTGATCTGACCCTGGACGAAGAACGCAAGCTGGCAGAAGCCGCCCACGCCATTGTTGAGGCCATTCAGGCCGAACGGGGCTTCTCCCATTACACCCTGGGCGATGTCGGCCCGCTGCCGTTCTTGCATTTCATGGGGCCGGTGGAGCATGTGGCGGACGGCTATTATCGCTCCCGCTCCGCCACCTATGTGCACCCGGGCGTTATCTGCCGGAGCACCACGGGTACCGGCACCTCGGCGCGGCTGGCGTTGATGAACTACGAGGGCAGTATCCGGCCCGGCGATAAACTGGAAACCGTATCACTGAGAGAAACCGGGTTTATCGGCGAATTTACCTCGGTGGAGGATGAGGGCGAGTACCAGGTGATCAGGAACAGCATTACCGGAAAGGGCTATGTCATCGCCCGGTCAGACATCGTTGTAAACTGTGATGACCCCATGGTGGAGTGCGGTTCCTTGCACCATATCCTGTCCAGTCGTCGCCCGGGCAAGATCACGCCACAATCCTGA
- a CDS encoding zinc-binding dehydrogenase, whose protein sequence is MIPNTMKAMVLTGHGDIDKLEYQDVSVPRPGAGEVLVQVTATAKNNTDRKAREGLYPTKKGEMTSFQMGGKPTLVFPRIQGADIAGRVVAVGDGVDESRIGERGLLDFNIYANDRRDINLTPDYFGHGADGGYAEYVVLPADQFYHIPNPELADAEVASMGMCSYQTAMHMLTSANIKAGERVLVTGASGGVGTALIQLCRIMGAIPYALSKQDKAEPLLKLGAEAVLDRSDMTTFVERVRAETGGKPIDAVMDLVGGEMTDVFIDTMIFDMNARSSYPRLSIAGASGGNISEILWTRIYLYQVQIFGVSHGTREEAEQLMAWIRGGQLKPVLHGAFKLSDLHRAEHYFMNRGSNYLGKIVIVPDSQWEEHGQPWSLESA, encoded by the coding sequence ATGATCCCGAATACCATGAAAGCCATGGTTCTCACCGGTCACGGTGATATCGACAAACTCGAATATCAGGACGTGTCTGTACCCAGGCCCGGGGCTGGCGAGGTGCTTGTTCAGGTGACGGCTACGGCGAAGAACAACACCGACCGCAAAGCGCGGGAAGGGCTTTACCCTACCAAAAAAGGCGAAATGACATCCTTCCAGATGGGTGGCAAGCCCACGCTGGTTTTCCCGCGGATACAGGGCGCGGATATTGCCGGGCGTGTCGTGGCCGTTGGTGATGGTGTGGATGAGTCCCGCATTGGCGAACGTGGCCTGCTGGACTTCAACATCTACGCCAATGACCGGCGAGACATCAATCTCACTCCCGATTACTTCGGCCATGGGGCAGACGGCGGTTACGCCGAGTACGTTGTGCTTCCGGCGGATCAGTTTTATCACATTCCCAACCCGGAACTGGCGGATGCCGAAGTCGCGTCCATGGGCATGTGCTCCTATCAGACCGCCATGCATATGCTCACTTCCGCCAACATCAAGGCTGGCGAACGGGTGCTGGTTACCGGTGCCAGTGGCGGCGTTGGCACGGCGCTGATCCAGCTCTGCCGGATCATGGGGGCCATTCCCTACGCCCTGAGCAAACAGGACAAGGCCGAACCACTACTGAAGCTGGGCGCCGAGGCGGTGCTGGACCGCTCCGACATGACCACCTTTGTGGAGCGGGTCAGGGCGGAAACCGGCGGCAAACCCATTGATGCGGTGATGGATCTGGTCGGCGGTGAAATGACCGATGTGTTCATCGACACCATGATCTTTGATATGAACGCCCGCAGCAGCTATCCCCGCCTGAGTATTGCCGGCGCCAGTGGCGGTAATATCAGCGAAATCCTGTGGACCCGGATCTACCTGTACCAGGTACAGATTTTTGGCGTATCCCATGGTACCCGTGAGGAAGCGGAGCAACTGATGGCCTGGATCCGGGGCGGGCAGTTGAAACCCGTTCTGCACGGTGCCTTCAAACTTTCTGATCTGCACAGGGCGGAGCATTACTTTATGAACCGGGGTAGCAATTATCTCGGCAAGATCGTGATTGTTCCCGACTCACAATGGGAAGAACATGGCCAACCCTGGTCTCTGGAGAGCGCCTGA
- a CDS encoding DUF3592 domain-containing protein — protein sequence MKTFNTLRVIFALVGVGMLVGAFFSFQSTSTFLETATATPGVVTDLIRSRSSDSNAYYPLVRFEDEQGRLTEFLSSSGSNPPSYSRGETVRVLFMPGDAESARIDGFFSLWGATLIVGVLGGVFFMIGAGMFVVSAVRNSGAAKLRKTGQLVQGMFQGVEKNQMIVMNGKSPYQIVCQWQNPVTSDIHVFRSGNLWFDPSEHIQRESIPVYINPENPKRYWVDTSFLPRIAA from the coding sequence ATGAAAACCTTCAATACGCTGCGGGTGATTTTTGCGCTCGTGGGTGTCGGCATGCTTGTCGGCGCCTTTTTCTCTTTCCAGAGCACTTCAACCTTTCTTGAAACCGCGACAGCCACGCCAGGTGTTGTCACCGATCTGATTCGATCGCGCTCCAGCGATTCAAATGCCTATTATCCACTCGTCCGCTTTGAAGACGAGCAGGGCAGGCTCACTGAGTTTCTCTCGTCCAGCGGCAGTAATCCGCCCAGCTACAGCCGCGGGGAGACGGTGCGTGTGTTGTTCATGCCTGGCGATGCTGAGTCGGCAAGAATCGACGGATTCTTTTCGCTGTGGGGGGCGACCCTGATCGTAGGCGTATTGGGCGGTGTTTTCTTCATGATCGGAGCAGGAATGTTTGTTGTGTCCGCTGTCAGAAACAGTGGGGCGGCCAAACTTCGAAAAACCGGACAGCTGGTTCAGGGCATGTTTCAAGGCGTCGAGAAAAACCAGATGATCGTAATGAACGGCAAAAGTCCCTATCAGATCGTCTGCCAGTGGCAGAATCCGGTCACGTCCGATATCCATGTCTTCAGAAGCGGCAACCTCTGGTTTGACCCGTCGGAGCATATCCAGAGGGAGTCGATACCGGTCTACATCAACCCGGAAAATCCCAAACGCTACTGGGTCGATACCTCCTTCTTGCCGAGGATCGCTGCTTGA
- a CDS encoding formylglycine-generating enzyme family protein, translating to MRFLVFSSLVVTSALSGCNLYYESQAEDMVQRQMDAMVFVEGGEFMMGNPGGWDGSRDSWPPHKVILDDFYIQKYEVTQGDFELFMAVTGHEPSDTRYEQMRDETPKRFSDGLPAIASWRDAKAFCQWLKQETEVKTSLPTEAQWEFAARSRGKLTKYATLEGQAIPNKTMAPGPDLFERDGHPFEGMLPLKPGTFPPNAIGLYDMSGNVSEWVNDKYLKDYYERSPTKNPRGPDEGQKDIFDGELYRVVRGGNFHDFEGNTTVSRQKGSETLAAETRGFRCAMN from the coding sequence ATGCGTTTCCTCGTTTTTTCTTCCCTTGTTGTTACTTCTGCCCTATCAGGCTGCAACCTTTATTACGAATCCCAGGCTGAAGACATGGTTCAACGGCAGATGGATGCCATGGTTTTTGTCGAAGGTGGGGAGTTTATGATGGGGAATCCCGGGGGGTGGGATGGAAGCAGGGACAGCTGGCCGCCCCATAAAGTGATTCTGGATGATTTCTATATTCAGAAGTACGAAGTAACACAAGGGGATTTTGAGTTGTTTATGGCAGTTACGGGGCATGAACCCTCAGATACCCGTTATGAGCAAATGCGTGATGAAACCCCGAAGAGATTCTCGGATGGTTTGCCGGCAATTGCATCATGGAGAGATGCAAAGGCGTTTTGCCAATGGTTGAAACAGGAGACGGAAGTAAAAACGTCATTGCCCACGGAAGCACAGTGGGAGTTTGCAGCTCGTTCACGGGGAAAACTGACTAAATACGCGACCTTGGAAGGCCAAGCAATACCAAATAAGACGATGGCCCCTGGCCCGGACCTATTTGAACGAGATGGTCACCCGTTTGAAGGAATGCTACCCCTAAAACCGGGGACATTTCCGCCAAACGCAATCGGTTTGTACGACATGTCCGGCAACGTGAGTGAATGGGTAAACGACAAATATCTCAAGGACTATTATGAACGGTCCCCGACAAAGAACCCCAGAGGCCCAGACGAGGGCCAGAAAGATATCTTTGACGGAGAACTCTACCGTGTCGTTCGTGGCGGCAACTTTCACGATTTTGAAGGAAACACTACTGTTAGCCGTCAAAAAGGTTCGGAAACCCTGGCTGCAGAAACCAGAGGGTTCAGGTGCGCGATGAATTAA